A stretch of the Janthinobacterium sp. 64 genome encodes the following:
- a CDS encoding tetratricopeptide repeat protein, which yields MQPEPSNLTEAASRLERTEQYLKSDPGNRNLLATVIDQCLELGRLETAAGHADAALARFPEDAVFQSLRGNVLMAQQRWNDAAVVFAPLLAVHADMRLAYNLAYCYFWLARYADAAQALAPFGLAAGIWPEAVTLLLRVLHHAGRMDEAVALIVAQESHCGTDHRFLSVASLVYMDAGDAAQAERLSLAALADPMPPLEALMVGGSMALARFDTAAAVERFGQVIARHPQEGRSWAGLGMSSLLVNDLSAARAHLEQAVKFLPSHIGSWHLLGWCRLFEHDLAGAQQVFEQALAMDRNFGESHGALAVVQAKLGERDQAAKSIERAVGLDPRGLSARYAQMILAGDTVDPLAFRQLAFKLLSSQKGVFDDDLGKVVQGVVQQNARSGG from the coding sequence ATGCAGCCAGAACCAAGTAATCTGACAGAGGCGGCCAGCCGGCTTGAACGCACCGAACAATATTTGAAATCGGATCCCGGCAATCGCAACCTGTTGGCGACGGTAATCGATCAATGTCTGGAACTGGGCCGACTGGAGACAGCCGCTGGCCATGCCGACGCGGCGTTAGCGCGGTTTCCGGAGGATGCTGTTTTCCAGTCGCTGCGCGGCAATGTGCTGATGGCGCAGCAGCGCTGGAATGACGCCGCTGTCGTGTTTGCTCCCTTGCTCGCGGTTCATGCCGACATGCGTCTGGCCTATAACCTGGCATATTGCTATTTTTGGTTGGCGCGCTATGCCGACGCAGCGCAGGCGCTTGCGCCTTTCGGCTTGGCCGCCGGCATCTGGCCAGAGGCGGTGACCTTGCTGTTGCGTGTGCTGCATCATGCTGGCAGGATGGATGAGGCGGTGGCGTTGATCGTGGCCCAGGAATCGCATTGCGGCACCGACCACCGCTTCCTGTCGGTGGCCAGCCTGGTCTACATGGACGCTGGCGATGCGGCCCAGGCTGAACGCCTGAGCCTGGCCGCTCTGGCCGATCCCATGCCGCCGCTCGAGGCACTGATGGTAGGCGGCTCGATGGCACTGGCACGGTTCGATACAGCTGCCGCGGTGGAGCGTTTCGGACAAGTCATTGCACGACATCCGCAAGAGGGGCGCAGCTGGGCCGGGCTTGGCATGAGTAGCCTGCTCGTTAACGATCTGAGCGCGGCACGTGCGCACCTGGAACAAGCGGTCAAGTTTTTACCGTCGCATATCGGCAGCTGGCATTTGCTCGGCTGGTGCCGGCTGTTCGAGCATGACCTGGCGGGTGCACAGCAGGTATTCGAACAGGCACTGGCAATGGACCGCAATTTTGGCGAAAGTCATGGGGCACTGGCTGTGGTCCAGGCGAAACTGGGTGAGCGGGACCAGGCTGCGAAGAGCATCGAACGGGCCGTGGGACTGGATCCCCGCGGTTTGTCTGCCCGCTATGCCCAGATGATACTGGCCGGTGATACGGTCGATCCTCTCGCATTCCGCCAGCTGGCTTTCAAATTGCTTTCTTCCCAGAAGGGTGTATTTGATGATGACCTGGGAAAAGTGGTGCAGGGTGTTGTGCAACAAAATGCAAGGAGCGGCGGTTGA
- the fliQ gene encoding flagellar biosynthesis protein FliQ, which translates to MRPDLALQLLADVLWNAVLISAPLLAVTLAVGLLVSVVQVVTQVQEASLTFIPKIIAAVVVLVVCGPWMLKRLIAFSVTLISNIPTYF; encoded by the coding sequence TTGAGGCCTGACCTGGCGCTGCAACTGCTGGCCGACGTATTGTGGAATGCCGTGCTGATTTCCGCACCGTTGCTGGCGGTAACGCTGGCAGTCGGTTTGCTGGTCAGCGTGGTGCAAGTGGTGACACAGGTGCAGGAAGCATCGCTCACTTTCATTCCCAAAATTATCGCTGCTGTGGTCGTTCTGGTGGTGTGCGGACCGTGGATGCTGAAGCGGCTGATTGCTTTTTCAGTCACTTTGATCAGCAATATACCCACCTATTTTTAA